The Exiguobacterium aurantiacum DSM 6208 genome includes a window with the following:
- the speB gene encoding agmatinase, translated as MIKRFDEAYSGKVFIASLPEVADAKTVLYGMPMDWTVSFRPGSRFGPNRIREVSIGLEEYSPYLDGDLTEAAVYDAGDIPLPFGNAQKSLDMIESFVKDVIDAGKFPLGMGGEHLVTWPVIKAMHDKYGDDFVILHFDAHTDLRDEYEGEPLSHSTPLKKAANLIGPSNCYSFGIRSGMKEEFDWVKEVGYNMYKYEVIEPLKRVLPTLAGKKVYVTIDIDVLDPSAAPGTGTQEIGGITTKELLEAVHAIANADLDIIGADLVEVSPAYDQSDMTAIAAAKILREMMIGFVK; from the coding sequence ATGATCAAACGTTTTGACGAAGCCTACTCAGGCAAAGTGTTCATCGCGAGCCTTCCGGAAGTCGCCGATGCGAAGACGGTGCTCTACGGCATGCCGATGGACTGGACGGTCAGTTTCCGTCCGGGTTCACGTTTCGGCCCGAACCGCATCCGTGAAGTGTCGATCGGTCTTGAAGAATATAGCCCGTACCTCGACGGTGATTTGACAGAGGCGGCCGTTTACGACGCCGGTGATATCCCGCTTCCGTTCGGGAACGCGCAAAAGTCGCTCGATATGATCGAGTCGTTCGTCAAAGACGTCATCGACGCAGGCAAGTTCCCGCTCGGCATGGGTGGGGAGCACCTCGTCACATGGCCGGTCATCAAGGCGATGCATGACAAATACGGCGACGACTTCGTCATTTTGCATTTCGACGCGCACACGGACCTCCGTGACGAATACGAAGGCGAGCCGCTCTCGCACTCGACACCGCTCAAAAAAGCGGCAAACTTGATCGGACCATCGAACTGCTACTCGTTCGGCATTCGTTCTGGAATGAAAGAAGAGTTCGACTGGGTGAAAGAAGTCGGCTACAACATGTATAAATATGAAGTGATCGAGCCGCTCAAACGCGTCTTGCCGACGCTTGCCGGCAAGAAAGTGTACGTCACGATCGACATCGACGTCCTTGACCCATCAGCTGCACCAGGCACAGGGACGCAAGAGATCGGTGGCATCACGACGAAAGAGTTGCTCGAAGCCGTTCACGCGATCGCGAACGCGGATCTCGACATCATCGGCGCCGACCTCGTTGAAGTGTCACCGGCGTACGACCAGTCGGACATGACGGCGATCGCGGCCGCGAAGATCCTTCGCGAGATGATGATCGGATTCGTGAAGTAA
- a CDS encoding DUF2294 domain-containing protein → MRKKGQLEMELSARITQWEKEYLGRGSLTCKADLLRDLAIVTLQGVLTPAEYDLAAKSAGREQLKKYRNNLVESGRAQLEAIVADVLGRRITSLHTDISTKTGERLIVFRLDAAWDSGIDKP, encoded by the coding sequence ATGCGAAAAAAAGGTCAGCTGGAGATGGAACTGAGTGCCCGTATCACCCAATGGGAGAAAGAGTATCTCGGACGCGGTTCATTGACGTGTAAGGCAGACCTGCTCCGCGACTTGGCCATCGTGACGCTCCAAGGCGTCTTGACCCCGGCCGAGTATGACCTCGCCGCCAAATCGGCCGGTCGCGAGCAATTGAAGAAGTATCGCAACAACCTCGTCGAGTCGGGCCGGGCCCAGCTCGAGGCGATTGTGGCAGACGTCCTCGGACGGCGCATCACGTCGCTCCACACGGACATCAGCACGAAGACAGGGGAACGCCTCATCGTCTTTCGGCTCGATGCCGCTTGGGACAGTGGGATTGACAAGCCGTGA
- a CDS encoding sodium-dependent bicarbonate transport family permease, translating to MELLTFLLTSAPVLMFVTGVVAALGKSNLKIPESLGITLNLYLLLAIGLKGGMGLASVSFDDLALPLAVTLVLGMVLPLVAFFLGGLFRFGFHERIAMAATFGSVSLVTYVAAAAQLERLGIGYEPFMTTLVVVLEIPGLVVALLLYNQTRVLGITAAPSQSFTVIRDSLLSKSILLLIAGLVVGIVTPDTSALTPFFVDLFPGVLLLFLLSLGVKVGHQLKTVPSYGVKFLVVGMTFPLIGAAIGYAAAMFAGLSDGGTILLMTLAASGSYIAAPAMLQASVPEAEPSFYLTLALAVTFPFNLLVGIPLFITIVT from the coding sequence ATGGAATTATTAACGTTTTTATTGACGAGCGCCCCGGTGCTCATGTTTGTGACCGGTGTCGTGGCCGCCCTCGGGAAATCGAACTTGAAGATCCCGGAGTCGCTCGGCATCACGCTCAACTTATACTTACTGCTTGCCATCGGCCTAAAAGGCGGGATGGGTCTCGCCTCGGTGTCATTCGATGACTTGGCGCTCCCGCTCGCGGTGACGCTCGTGCTCGGGATGGTGTTGCCGCTCGTCGCGTTCTTTCTCGGCGGACTATTTCGCTTCGGCTTCCATGAACGGATCGCCATGGCGGCGACGTTCGGATCGGTCTCGCTCGTGACATACGTCGCGGCCGCGGCTCAACTCGAGCGGCTCGGCATCGGTTATGAGCCGTTCATGACGACGCTCGTCGTCGTGCTTGAGATCCCGGGACTTGTCGTCGCGCTCTTGCTGTACAACCAAACAAGAGTGCTCGGCATCACGGCTGCCCCGAGCCAGTCGTTCACCGTCATTCGGGACAGCCTGCTCTCAAAGAGCATCTTACTCTTGATCGCTGGTCTCGTCGTCGGGATCGTCACACCGGACACGTCGGCGCTGACACCATTTTTCGTCGACTTGTTCCCCGGCGTGTTGCTCTTGTTTTTACTGAGTCTCGGTGTCAAGGTCGGTCATCAATTGAAGACGGTCCCGTCCTATGGGGTGAAGTTTTTAGTCGTAGGGATGACGTTCCCGCTCATCGGGGCGGCCATCGGGTACGCCGCCGCCATGTTCGCGGGGCTGTCCGATGGGGGAACGATTCTTCTCATGACGCTTGCGGCAAGCGGGTCATACATCGCCGCACCGGCCATGCTCCAAGCATCGGTGCCGGAAGCCGAGCCGTCATTTTATTTGACGCTCGCCCTCGCCGTCACGTTCCCGTTCAACTTGCTCGTCGGGATCCCACTTTTCATCACGATCGTCACATGA
- a CDS encoding homing endonuclease associated repeat-containing protein: MKRWTEQQILSCLQQAANELEEFDTKQYTLWARSKDVPSLSTVIYKFGSWREAVQAAEIKMTYRYYSDEDILTALNEAAEELDMFTSQTYREWAKVAQGPSLTLISSRFGSWSNALREAKLQTTTARNNEERIIHALIEASAELERLTSQHYAVWAQEKGYPTVATIARKYGSWSYALFVLDIAPPKRKWDEEDVIAALRLAKQELNHFSILHYRKWAEGRNVPSTSTINALFGSWTAALKCLDEQKVMQ; encoded by the coding sequence ATGAAACGATGGACTGAGCAACAAATCCTCTCATGCCTACAACAAGCAGCGAACGAACTCGAAGAATTTGACACAAAACAATACACTCTCTGGGCCCGCAGCAAAGACGTTCCTTCCCTCTCAACCGTGATATACAAATTTGGGTCATGGCGCGAAGCCGTCCAAGCCGCCGAAATCAAGATGACTTACCGCTACTATTCAGACGAAGACATTTTGACGGCGTTGAACGAAGCCGCTGAAGAACTCGACATGTTCACGAGCCAGACGTACCGGGAATGGGCGAAAGTCGCCCAAGGCCCGTCCCTCACACTGATCAGCAGTCGCTTCGGCTCTTGGTCGAACGCACTCCGTGAAGCGAAGCTTCAAACGACGACAGCCCGAAACAACGAGGAACGCATCATCCATGCGCTCATCGAGGCCTCGGCCGAACTCGAGCGGCTGACGTCGCAACATTACGCCGTCTGGGCCCAAGAGAAAGGCTATCCGACCGTGGCGACGATCGCCCGGAAATATGGCTCATGGAGCTATGCCTTGTTCGTCTTGGACATCGCCCCGCCGAAACGGAAATGGGACGAAGAAGACGTCATCGCGGCGCTTCGGCTCGCGAAACAAGAGCTGAACCATTTCAGCATCCTCCATTACCGGAAATGGGCGGAAGGTCGCAACGTGCCGAGCACGTCGACGATCAACGCCTTGTTCGGCAGTTGGACGGCTGCTTTGAAATGCCTCGACGAACAAAAAGTGATGCAATAA
- a CDS encoding polysaccharide biosynthesis protein — translation MDRKNTMLMLLDVMIAAAAIFLTFKLLFAHDTTVSGDTTKLMTILALKSAALLGLGWATRVYRIDWRYGSMRELQLLALVLLTSDLLVLGAALVVLKSISYQALFVQSLLAFNGMLFIRLVARTRSFFRFRNAPPSGKATLIIGGGDSGQKITKELKEHRTNVLNVVGILDDNPFLQRLYIHGTPVLGPIDALERKIEELGIEVVVLAIPSLPYSKRIQLLKRIEKTGVESHALPMLSELASGKVSMNEMREVAIEDLLGREPVQLDVSEISQKLKGATIFISGAGGSIGSELCRQLIKFEPGRLILFGHGENSIYSIDRELRGLQTETEICPVIGDVQDRGRLMEVFERYTPHIVYHAAAHKHVPLMEGNPKEAVKNNVYGTKNMVEVADLFNVERFVMISTDKAVNPTNVMGATKRVAEMVVQQQARHSDTTFSVVRFGNVLGSRGSVVPLFKEQIERGGPVTVTHPEMTRYFMTIPEASRLVIQASVRASGGEVFVLDMGQPVKIVDLARRMITLSGFTLDQIAIEYSGIRPGEKLYEELLATSEQTDSQVYDKIFVGCTRPFKSVDPILLTIEHLLDQPNALTSFLLFVANSEIPEEVMENKFTPQIEPVRIRSSDPTQRRKTL, via the coding sequence ATGGACCGTAAAAACACGATGCTCATGTTGCTCGATGTCATGATCGCGGCAGCGGCCATCTTCCTCACCTTCAAGCTGTTGTTCGCCCATGACACGACGGTCTCGGGAGATACGACGAAGCTGATGACGATTTTGGCGCTGAAGAGTGCGGCGTTGCTCGGCCTCGGTTGGGCGACGCGCGTGTATCGGATTGATTGGCGCTACGGTTCGATGCGCGAGCTGCAATTGCTCGCGCTCGTCCTGCTGACGAGTGATCTGCTCGTGCTCGGCGCGGCGCTCGTCGTATTGAAAAGTATTTCGTATCAGGCGTTGTTCGTCCAAAGTTTGCTCGCGTTCAACGGCATGCTGTTCATTCGACTCGTGGCTCGGACGCGCTCGTTCTTCCGGTTCCGCAACGCCCCGCCGAGCGGCAAGGCGACACTCATCATCGGTGGCGGGGACTCTGGTCAAAAGATCACGAAAGAACTGAAAGAGCACCGGACGAACGTGTTGAACGTCGTCGGGATTTTAGACGATAACCCGTTCTTACAACGTCTCTACATCCACGGGACGCCGGTCCTCGGTCCGATCGATGCGCTCGAACGGAAAATCGAGGAGCTCGGCATTGAAGTCGTCGTCCTCGCGATTCCTTCGCTTCCTTATAGCAAACGGATCCAGCTCTTGAAACGGATTGAGAAGACCGGGGTCGAATCACACGCGTTGCCGATGCTGTCGGAGCTCGCCTCAGGAAAAGTGTCGATGAATGAGATGCGCGAAGTCGCAATCGAGGACTTGCTCGGACGTGAACCGGTCCAACTCGACGTCTCCGAAATCTCGCAAAAGTTAAAAGGCGCGACGATTTTCATTTCCGGTGCCGGTGGGTCGATCGGTTCCGAGTTATGCCGGCAGTTGATTAAATTTGAACCGGGCCGCCTCATCTTGTTCGGACACGGAGAGAACAGCATTTATTCGATCGACCGGGAGCTGCGGGGACTTCAAACCGAGACCGAGATTTGTCCGGTCATCGGAGACGTCCAAGACCGGGGCCGGTTGATGGAAGTGTTTGAGCGATATACACCTCATATCGTCTACCATGCGGCCGCACATAAACATGTCCCGCTCATGGAAGGAAACCCGAAAGAAGCCGTCAAGAACAACGTGTACGGAACAAAAAACATGGTCGAGGTCGCCGACTTGTTCAACGTCGAGCGTTTCGTCATGATCTCGACCGATAAAGCGGTCAATCCGACGAACGTCATGGGGGCGACGAAACGGGTCGCCGAGATGGTCGTCCAACAACAGGCGCGACATAGTGACACGACGTTCTCGGTCGTCCGTTTCGGCAACGTCCTCGGGAGCCGCGGCTCGGTCGTACCGCTGTTCAAAGAGCAAATCGAGCGCGGTGGGCCGGTCACTGTGACCCATCCGGAGATGACGCGTTACTTCATGACCATCCCCGAGGCGAGCCGGCTCGTCATCCAAGCGAGCGTCCGGGCGAGCGGGGGAGAAGTGTTCGTCCTCGATATGGGACAACCTGTTAAGATCGTCGACTTGGCGCGGCGCATGATCACGCTGAGCGGATTCACCCTCGATCAAATCGCCATCGAATACAGCGGGATTCGACCGGGTGAGAAATTGTATGAAGAGCTGCTCGCGACGAGCGAGCAGACGGACAGCCAAGTGTATGACAAAATCTTCGTCGGTTGCACGCGGCCGTTCAAATCGGTCGATCCGATTTTACTGACGATCGAGCATTTGCTCGATCAACCGAACGCGCTCACGTCCTTCCTCTTGTTCGTCGCCAATAGCGAGATCCCGGAAGAAGTGATGGAAAACAAGTTCACCCCGCAAATCGAACCCGTCCGGATTCGATCGAGCGACCCAACCCAAAGGAGGAAGACGTTATGA
- a CDS encoding NAD-dependent epimerase, protein MTKTVLVTGVAGFIGFHLARRLLREGHRVVGIDEVNDYYDPSLKEARLHVLTHPNFKLYRDSLENKMAVTRVFEKRRPDIVVNLAAQAGVRYSLENPDAYIQSNIVGFLNVLEACRHYPVEQLLYASSSSVYGSNQKMPFSEQHPVDHPLSLYAASKKANELMAHTYSHLFDLKTTGLRFFSVYGPWGRPDMALYKFTEAIIKGEPIDVYNYGQMARDFTYVDDVIESIVRLMDIQPLADEDFDYTEPLPDRSDVPFRVYNVGNHSPVQLMDFIRIIEQKLGKQAILNELPLQPGDVPESFADASALYEAVDFQPQTPIERGVHEFIDWYLAYHRALKEGIE, encoded by the coding sequence ATGACAAAAACTGTGCTCGTCACGGGTGTGGCAGGTTTCATCGGATTTCATTTGGCCCGCAGATTACTGCGCGAAGGTCATCGGGTCGTCGGGATCGATGAAGTGAATGACTATTACGACCCGAGTTTGAAAGAGGCGCGGTTGCACGTGCTCACCCATCCGAACTTTAAGTTGTATCGTGACTCGCTCGAGAACAAGATGGCCGTCACACGTGTGTTTGAAAAACGGCGTCCTGATATCGTCGTCAACTTGGCCGCCCAGGCCGGTGTCCGTTACAGCCTGGAAAATCCGGACGCCTATATCCAATCGAACATCGTCGGATTCCTGAACGTCCTCGAGGCATGCCGTCATTATCCGGTCGAACAGTTGCTCTACGCCTCGTCGAGTTCGGTGTACGGCTCGAATCAGAAGATGCCATTCTCGGAACAACACCCGGTCGATCATCCGCTCTCGCTATACGCCGCCTCGAAGAAAGCGAACGAGTTGATGGCGCATACGTACAGCCATCTGTTCGATTTGAAGACGACGGGACTTCGTTTCTTCAGCGTCTACGGGCCGTGGGGACGGCCAGACATGGCGCTGTACAAATTCACCGAAGCCATTATTAAAGGGGAGCCGATCGACGTCTACAATTACGGGCAAATGGCGCGTGACTTCACGTACGTCGATGACGTCATCGAGTCGATTGTCCGCTTGATGGACATCCAACCGCTCGCGGATGAAGACTTTGATTACACGGAGCCGCTGCCGGATCGCAGCGACGTCCCGTTCCGCGTCTATAACGTCGGCAATCATAGTCCGGTCCAATTGATGGACTTTATTCGCATCATCGAGCAAAAACTGGGGAAACAGGCGATTTTAAACGAGCTGCCTTTGCAACCCGGGGACGTTCCGGAGAGTTTCGCCGATGCGTCGGCTCTCTATGAGGCGGTCGACTTTCAACCGCAGACACCAATCGAACGGGGGGTACACGAGTTCATCGATTGGTATCTCGCCTATCACCGCGCGTTAAAGGAGGGCATTGAGTGA
- a CDS encoding phenylacetate--CoA ligase family protein, producing MTSLQDKIYANAPLPVQNWLISLYGLKLYRERYGPYYDKELKKLRRQRLVDPGAAQLNRLNRFLQFCQKNNRYYRNLFTRHDIELPLKRIEELNQIPVLEKETLRTDPDIFSDIKAPIIGCTGGTTGTALQVRFTIEDYQARMAHLDYFKEQHGFMKGMKRASFTDRMICPRDQEDPIYWRYNAPMKQMLYSVVHFHERTIPDYVDSLNTFQPDALDGSPSAMIEVAKYLKDTETRLTFKPIAIFPTSETLSPWGRQLLEEVFGAPVYDQYASSEGAPLVTECKRGRMHLHPETGIIEPGENGEVLVTSFTTHGTPLVRYRIGDRMTLSDETCPCGHPGTVISSIDGRQMNYVETPEGYKVFEGDLTATVAVLPNSVLQVQVLQHDVDQIEMLYVKDEERFEDDHETILKQEVERLFTPNMRIRLKNVPAIKKEPNGKIRVVKRLHV from the coding sequence ATGACGTCTTTACAAGACAAGATATACGCGAACGCGCCGCTTCCGGTCCAAAACTGGCTCATCTCGCTGTACGGGCTGAAGTTGTACCGTGAGCGATACGGTCCGTATTACGACAAAGAGCTAAAAAAGCTGCGAAGGCAACGGCTTGTCGATCCAGGGGCGGCCCAGTTGAATCGACTCAACCGCTTTCTGCAGTTTTGTCAGAAGAATAACCGCTATTATCGCAACTTGTTCACACGTCACGACATCGAGTTGCCGCTCAAGAGAATCGAGGAGTTGAACCAAATCCCGGTGCTCGAGAAAGAGACGCTTCGAACCGACCCTGATATCTTCTCAGACATAAAAGCCCCGATCATCGGTTGCACGGGCGGTACGACCGGCACGGCACTTCAAGTCCGTTTTACCATCGAGGATTATCAGGCGCGTATGGCCCATCTCGACTATTTCAAAGAACAGCACGGGTTCATGAAAGGAATGAAACGAGCGAGTTTCACCGACCGGATGATTTGCCCCCGGGACCAGGAAGACCCGATCTATTGGCGTTACAACGCCCCGATGAAGCAGATGTTGTATTCGGTCGTCCATTTCCACGAACGGACGATCCCGGACTACGTTGACTCATTGAATACGTTTCAACCGGACGCCTTGGACGGTTCACCGTCCGCGATGATCGAAGTCGCCAAGTACTTAAAAGACACGGAGACCCGATTGACGTTCAAACCGATCGCCATCTTCCCGACGTCCGAGACGCTCTCACCGTGGGGGCGACAGTTGCTTGAAGAGGTGTTCGGGGCCCCGGTTTACGACCAGTACGCCTCATCTGAAGGAGCACCGCTCGTGACGGAATGTAAGCGCGGCCGGATGCACCTCCACCCAGAAACCGGCATCATCGAGCCAGGGGAGAACGGCGAGGTGCTCGTCACGAGTTTCACGACACACGGGACGCCGCTCGTCCGCTACCGAATCGGAGACCGGATGACGCTCAGTGATGAGACGTGCCCGTGCGGCCATCCCGGCACCGTCATCTCCTCGATCGACGGTCGTCAAATGAATTATGTCGAGACGCCGGAAGGTTACAAAGTGTTCGAAGGGGATTTGACGGCGACGGTTGCCGTCCTACCGAACTCGGTACTTCAAGTTCAAGTGTTACAGCACGACGTCGATCAAATCGAGATGCTTTACGTCAAAGACGAAGAACGATTCGAAGACGACCATGAGACGATTCTCAAACAAGAAGTCGAACGGTTATTCACACCGAATATGCGAATCCGCCTCAAAAACGTGCCGGCCATCAAGAAAGAGCCAAACGGAAAAATTCGGGTCGTGAAGCGACTTC